From a region of the Syngnathoides biaculeatus isolate LvHL_M chromosome 2, ASM1980259v1, whole genome shotgun sequence genome:
- the naa10 gene encoding N-alpha-acetyltransferase 10, whose product MNIRNARPDDLMNMQHCNLLCLPENYQMKYYFYHGLSWPQLSYIAEDENGKIVGYVLAKMEEDPDDVPHGHITSLAVKRSHRRLGLAQKLMDQASRAMIENFNAKYVSLHVRKSNRAALHLYSNTLKFQISEVEPKYYADGEDAYAMKRDLAHMADELRKPGPRTPGQEAPSASGDPDRENERDSGGESKELSEISEATESTDVKDSSSDSQ is encoded by the exons ATGAATATACGAAACGCCAGA CCAGACGACCTTATGAATATGCAGCACTGTAACCTTCTGTGTCTGCCAGAAAACTACCAAATGAAATATTATTTCTACCATGGATTGTCTTGGCCCCAG CTCTCATACATTGCAGAGGATGAAAATGGCAAAATTGTGGGTTACGTGCTGGCAAAGAT ggaGGAGGACCCAGATGATGTTCCCCATGGACACATCACATCTCTG GCGGTGAAGCGCTCCCATCGACGTCTGGGTCTGGCGCAGAAGCTGATGGACCAGGCTAGCCGCGCCATGATTGAGAACTTCAACGCCAAATATGTCTCTCTTCACGTGCGCAAAAG CAACCGGGCAGCCCTACATCTGTACTCCAACACACTCAAGTTCCA gATCAGTGAAGTGGAACCAAAGTACTATGCAGATGGAGAGGATGCCTATGCCATGAAGAGAGACTTGGCCCACATGGCTGATGAG CTCAGAAAGCCTGGCCCCCGCACTCCGGGTCAGGAGGCGCCGTCCGCTTCCGGCGACCCGGACAGAGAAAATGAGCGAGACAGCGGCGGCGAGAGCAAAGAGCTGAGTGAAATCAGCGAGGCCACCGAGAGCACAGATGTTAAAGATTCTTCTTCGGACTCGCAGTGA